A single Streptococcus thermophilus DNA region contains:
- a CDS encoding AI-2E family transporter gives MSCKKTEKFSETWFFKWILNNQAVVSFLILLLIGLTVLIFTKISPIFSPVIQFLTIIMLPLVISMLLYYLIKPLVLLVEKIGLDRTMAILVIYAILALLLVWGISTAIPNLQDQILILLKNAPSYISRANSETERWLKLPILSNFHGDLEAMLSDFSARMVNYAENFSTSALSWIGTFASTVARVTVAIILTPFILFYLLRDSQKLKHSFVSALPTRFRETTVRMLSDINNQLECYVRGQVTVAIVIAIMFCIMFKIVGLRYGMTFGILAGFLNMIPYLGSFIAMVPVVIMGLVQGPTMLIKVLIIFVIEQTIEGRFVSPLVLGNKLSIHPITIMFILLTAGSLYGVWGVLLGIPIYASVKVIVKEIFDWYRSVSNLYQDDIEIKGQKYDVK, from the coding sequence ATGAGCTGTAAAAAGACAGAAAAATTTTCAGAAACATGGTTTTTTAAGTGGATTTTGAATAATCAGGCGGTAGTGTCCTTTCTAATCTTACTCTTGATTGGTTTGACGGTCTTGATTTTTACCAAAATTAGTCCAATTTTTTCACCAGTTATTCAATTTCTGACCATTATTATGTTGCCTCTGGTTATTTCCATGCTTCTTTATTATTTGATAAAACCTTTGGTGCTATTAGTTGAAAAAATTGGCTTAGATCGAACCATGGCTATCTTGGTTATCTATGCTATTCTTGCCTTACTCTTAGTTTGGGGAATTTCGACAGCTATTCCTAACTTACAAGATCAAATTTTGATTTTGCTTAAAAATGCCCCATCATACATTTCTCGTGCGAACAGTGAAACGGAACGTTGGTTGAAACTTCCTATTCTTTCCAATTTTCATGGTGATTTAGAGGCCATGCTTAGCGATTTTTCAGCGAGAATGGTCAATTATGCCGAGAACTTTTCTACTTCAGCTCTTAGTTGGATTGGGACCTTTGCTAGCACAGTTGCAAGAGTAACAGTTGCTATCATTTTGACACCATTCATTCTTTTTTATCTCTTAAGAGATAGTCAAAAGCTAAAACATAGCTTTGTCTCAGCTTTACCGACGCGCTTTCGGGAAACGACTGTCCGTATGCTTTCAGATATCAATAATCAGCTTGAATGTTATGTTCGAGGTCAAGTGACAGTAGCGATTGTCATAGCAATTATGTTCTGTATCATGTTCAAGATTGTTGGGCTTCGTTATGGCATGACTTTTGGTATTTTAGCAGGATTTCTAAACATGATTCCTTATCTTGGAAGTTTTATAGCTATGGTACCGGTTGTTATTATGGGATTGGTTCAAGGCCCTACTATGCTAATCAAGGTTCTCATCATTTTTGTTATCGAGCAAACTATTGAAGGACGTTTTGTTTCTCCACTTGTTCTGGGAAATAAACTAAGTATTCACCCTATTACCATTATGTTCATTCTTTTGACAGCAGGTTCTCTTTACGGTGTTTGGGGAGTACTGTTGGGTATTCCAATTTACGCTTCTGTCAAGGTTATTGTTAAGGAGATTTTTGATTGGTACCGTTCTGTAAGTAATCTTTACCAAGATGACAT
- a CDS encoding NUDIX hydrolase gives MTKLATICYIDNGKELLLLHRNKKPNDVHEGKWISVGGKLEAGETPDECARREIFEETHLTVKKMDFKGMITFPEFTPGHDWYTYVFKVTDFEGKLISDEESREGTLEWVPYDQVLTKQTWEGDYEIFKWILEDKPFFSAKFSYDCNQNLIDKTVTFYDK, from the coding sequence ATGACAAAGTTAGCTACCATTTGTTATATTGACAATGGGAAGGAGCTTTTGCTCCTACATCGTAATAAAAAGCCTAATGATGTTCATGAAGGAAAGTGGATTTCTGTTGGGGGAAAACTAGAAGCGGGAGAAACGCCTGACGAATGTGCTCGTCGTGAAATTTTCGAGGAAACTCATTTGACAGTGAAAAAGATGGACTTCAAAGGTATGATTACCTTCCCAGAATTTACTCCGGGCCACGATTGGTATACCTATGTCTTTAAGGTGACTGATTTTGAAGGAAAACTCATTTCTGATGAGGAATCTCGTGAAGGGACACTTGAATGGGTACCATATGATCAGGTTTTAACTAAACAAACCTGGGAAGGTGACTATGAGATTTTTAAGTGGATTCTAGAAGATAAACCTTTCTTCTCTGCAAAATTTAGCTACGATTGTAACCAAAACTTGATAGATAAAACTGTAACATTTTATGATAAATAA
- the ftsX gene encoding permease-like cell division protein FtsX — MIRRFFHHLGESIKNLKRNLLSTLTAVFSVMIVLSLLGVFGSVILNTQKLASDIEKNIQVNVYLDPDSTDASETVKELSGQIVANKDYHKIYNALTKIKGVDKVTFSSKEEQKKQLIETMGSSFETATGDANPLSDVYIVQTKSPDDVSRVAKEAKAIQGVDNANFGGSDTEILMATMKRVQFWGIIATALLTIVAVLLISNTIRITIMSRATEIQIMRLVGAKNSYIRRPYLMEGAWIGALGAIIPSVLIYVLYHMVYSTLNPDFVKGGISMYDVDWFVYAVIGTLFAVGIIIGSIGSRMAMRRYLKY; from the coding sequence ATGATTAGACGCTTTTTCCATCACTTAGGAGAATCTATTAAGAACCTCAAACGTAATTTATTGTCGACACTTACGGCAGTATTTTCGGTTATGATTGTCCTTTCGCTTTTAGGTGTATTTGGTTCTGTTATTCTTAACACGCAAAAATTGGCTTCAGATATTGAAAAGAATATTCAGGTCAATGTTTACTTGGATCCAGATTCAACAGATGCTTCAGAAACAGTCAAGGAACTTTCTGGACAAATCGTTGCCAATAAGGACTACCATAAAATTTATAATGCTTTGACTAAAATCAAAGGTGTAGATAAGGTTACTTTCTCTAGCAAAGAAGAACAAAAGAAACAACTCATTGAAACAATGGGGTCAAGTTTCGAGACTGCTACTGGCGATGCCAACCCTCTGTCAGATGTTTACATCGTTCAAACTAAATCACCAGATGATGTTAGTCGTGTTGCCAAGGAAGCAAAAGCTATTCAGGGCGTTGATAATGCTAACTTTGGTGGATCAGATACCGAAATTTTGATGGCTACTATGAAACGTGTTCAATTTTGGGGAATCATTGCTACAGCTCTCTTAACTATTGTAGCTGTCCTATTGATTTCAAATACCATCCGTATTACCATTATGTCACGTGCGACTGAAATTCAAATCATGCGTTTGGTCGGTGCGAAAAACTCATACATTCGTCGTCCTTACTTGATGGAGGGAGCTTGGATTGGAGCACTTGGTGCCATCATTCCTTCTGTTCTTATTTATGTTTTGTATCACATGGTTTACTCAACCTTAAACCCCGATTTTGTTAAAGGTGGTATTTCTATGTATGATGTAGACTGGTTTGTCTATGCAGTCATTGGCACCCTCTTCGCAGTCGGTATTATTATCGGTTCGATCGGGTCACGTATGGCCATGCGTCGTTATTTGAAATATTAA
- the ftsE gene encoding cell division ATP-binding protein FtsE translates to MALIELKDVTKKYDKSTTALRHIDLSINSGEFVYLVGPSGAGKSSLIRLFYQEEKLTSGSMKVGEFDLTRLRKKDVPLLRRSIGVVFQDYKLLPKKTAFENVAYAMEVIGEKPRHIKKRVTEVLELVGLKHKMRSFPNQLSGGEQQRVAIARAIVNNPKVLIADEPTGNLDPEISWEIMQVLERINLQGTTIIMATHNSTIVNNLRHRVVAIEEGRIVRDEEKGEYGYHD, encoded by the coding sequence ATGGCTCTTATTGAATTAAAAGACGTTACTAAGAAGTATGATAAGTCAACAACAGCCCTCAGACATATTGATTTATCTATCAATTCAGGGGAGTTTGTTTACTTGGTCGGTCCTTCTGGTGCAGGTAAATCAAGTCTAATCCGCTTGTTCTACCAAGAAGAAAAATTGACGAGTGGTTCTATGAAGGTTGGGGAGTTTGATTTAACTCGTCTTCGTAAGAAAGATGTACCACTCTTGCGACGTTCTATTGGAGTTGTTTTCCAGGATTACAAACTTCTTCCAAAGAAAACAGCTTTTGAAAATGTTGCCTATGCCATGGAAGTTATTGGTGAGAAACCTCGTCATATCAAGAAACGTGTGACAGAAGTCCTCGAGTTGGTTGGTCTCAAACACAAGATGCGTTCATTCCCAAATCAATTGTCTGGTGGTGAGCAACAACGTGTCGCTATTGCGCGTGCCATTGTTAATAATCCCAAGGTTTTGATTGCAGATGAACCAACAGGAAACTTGGACCCAGAGATTTCTTGGGAAATTATGCAGGTTCTTGAACGTATTAACTTACAAGGGACTACCATTATAATGGCAACCCATAACTCAACTATCGTTAATAATCTTCGACATCGTGTCGTAGCGATTGAGGAAGGTCGTATTGTTCGTGATGAAGAGAAAGGAGAGTACGGTTACCATGATTAG
- the prfB gene encoding peptide chain release factor 2 (programmed frameshift): MEVAEIRQKISENQEKLVSFGRSLDLDRLEENIALLENRMTEPDFWNDNIAAQKTSQELNELKIKYETFNNMKELSDETELYLEMLEEDDSVQEELEETLEKLDKIMTSYEMTLLLSEPYDHNNAILEIHPGSGGTEAQDWAEMLLRMYQRYGNAKGFKVEILDYQAGDEAGIKSVTLAFEGPNAYGFLKSEMGVHRLVRISPFDSAKRRHTSFTSVEVMPELDDTIEVEIRDDDIKMDTFRSGGAGGQNVNKVSTGVRLTHIPTGIVVSSTVDRTQYGNRDRAMKMLQAKLYQMEQEKKAEEVNALKGDKKEITWGSQIRSYVFTPYTMVKDHRTGYEVAQVDKVMDGDIEGFIDAYLKWRMEEW, encoded by the exons ATGGAAGTGGCAGAAATTCGCCAAAAAATCTCTGAAAATCAAGAGAAGCTCGTGAGCTTCGGGAGGTCTCTT GACTTAGATCGTTTGGAAGAGAACATTGCGCTCCTTGAAAACAGAATGACTGAGCCAGATTTTTGGAATGATAATATTGCGGCTCAAAAGACCTCTCAAGAGTTAAATGAGCTCAAAATAAAATATGAAACTTTCAACAACATGAAAGAGCTCTCTGACGAGACAGAGCTTTATTTGGAAATGTTGGAAGAAGATGATAGCGTTCAAGAGGAACTCGAAGAAACGCTCGAAAAACTTGATAAGATTATGACAAGTTACGAGATGACGTTGCTTTTGTCTGAGCCATATGACCATAACAATGCCATTCTTGAAATTCATCCAGGATCTGGTGGAACTGAAGCTCAGGACTGGGCAGAAATGTTACTCCGTATGTACCAGCGTTATGGAAATGCCAAAGGTTTCAAAGTTGAGATTTTGGATTATCAGGCTGGTGATGAGGCTGGAATCAAATCTGTAACTCTTGCTTTTGAGGGACCTAATGCATATGGATTCCTCAAGTCAGAAATGGGTGTTCACCGTTTGGTTCGTATCTCACCATTTGACTCTGCTAAGCGTCGTCACACTTCATTTACATCAGTGGAAGTCATGCCTGAATTAGATGATACCATTGAAGTCGAAATCCGTGATGACGATATCAAGATGGATACTTTCCGATCAGGTGGTGCAGGTGGTCAGAACGTCAATAAGGTTTCTACCGGTGTGCGTTTGACTCACATTCCAACAGGTATTGTTGTATCTTCTACGGTTGACCGTACACAATACGGAAACAGAGACCGTGCTATGAAGATGCTTCAAGCTAAGCTCTATCAAATGGAGCAAGAAAAAAAAGCAGAAGAAGTGAATGCCTTGAAAGGTGATAAGAAAGAAATCACTTGGGGAAGCCAAATTCGCTCATATGTTTTCACCCCATATACCATGGTTAAAGATCACCGTACAGGCTATGAAGTTGCCCAGGTTGATAAAGTAATGGATGGGGATATTGAAGGTTTCATCGATGCCTACCTCAAGTGGCGTATGGAAGAATGGTAA
- the queG gene encoding tRNA epoxyqueuosine(34) reductase QueG — MNIKLEIQKMAKEIGISKIGFTTADDFDYLEKSLRLGVEEGRTTGFEHKNIEERIYPKLSLESAKTIISIAVAYPHKLPQQPQKTEFKRGKITPNSWGLDYHYVLQDKLKRLAKGIEKLTENFEYKGMVDTGALVDTAVAKRAGIGFIGKNGLVISKEYGSYMYLGELITNLEIEPDQEVDYGCGDCRRCLDACPTSCLIGDGTMNARRCLSFQTQDKGMMDMEFRKKIKTVIYGCDICQISCPYNRGIDNPLASDIDPELAMPELLPFLELTNKSFKETFGMIAGSWRGKNILQRNAIIALANLHDRNAIVKLMEIIDKNNNPIHTATAIWALGEIVKKPDEAMLDYMRGLSPKDEHSQAEWELVCAKWQI, encoded by the coding sequence ATGAATATCAAGTTAGAAATACAAAAGATGGCCAAGGAAATTGGCATTTCAAAAATTGGTTTTACAACCGCCGATGATTTCGACTATCTGGAAAAATCCCTTCGTCTTGGTGTCGAAGAAGGGCGAACAACAGGATTTGAACATAAAAATATTGAAGAGCGTATTTACCCCAAATTGAGCTTGGAATCAGCTAAAACCATCATATCTATTGCTGTGGCCTATCCGCATAAGTTGCCGCAACAACCCCAAAAAACAGAATTTAAGCGTGGCAAAATCACTCCAAATTCATGGGGCCTAGATTATCACTATGTTTTGCAGGATAAACTGAAACGTCTGGCAAAAGGTATTGAAAAACTAACGGAAAACTTCGAATATAAAGGTATGGTGGACACTGGAGCCTTGGTTGATACAGCAGTGGCTAAGCGAGCTGGAATAGGCTTTATCGGAAAGAATGGACTCGTTATCTCGAAAGAATACGGGTCTTACATGTATCTTGGCGAGCTTATCACTAATCTAGAGATTGAACCAGACCAAGAAGTTGACTATGGTTGTGGGGATTGCCGTCGTTGTCTGGATGCCTGTCCGACATCTTGTCTCATTGGTGATGGTACGATGAATGCTCGTCGTTGCCTATCCTTTCAAACCCAAGATAAGGGGATGATGGATATGGAGTTTCGAAAGAAGATAAAGACTGTTATCTATGGTTGTGACATCTGTCAGATTTCCTGTCCATATAACAGAGGTATCGACAATCCCTTGGCTTCAGACATTGATCCTGAGCTTGCCATGCCTGAATTGCTCCCATTTCTAGAGCTGACTAATAAGTCCTTTAAGGAGACATTTGGGATGATTGCCGGTTCCTGGCGAGGGAAGAATATTCTTCAACGTAATGCCATTATTGCCTTGGCTAACCTACATGATCGCAATGCTATTGTCAAACTGATGGAGATAATTGATAAGAATAATAATCCTATTCATACGGCAACGGCTATTTGGGCTCTCGGTGAGATTGTTAAGAAGCCCGATGAGGCTATGTTAGACTATATGAGGGGACTCTCACCAAAGGATGAGCACTCCCAAGCAGAGTGGGAGCTTGTGTGTGCAAAATGGCAAATTTAA
- a CDS encoding metallophosphoesterase, whose protein sequence is MTRLAVMSDLHIDLNHFETYEIDTLIKCLKDQKVTHLHIAGDISNHYFIDTKPFLHKLSKEVKVTSNLGNHDMLDLEDDLIDNLDFQVIDLGSMTLLAFHGWYDYSYSGEKLDKILKRKKQLWFDRRLKRLGNDPEICHNGLKRLDDILNDLDTSKLIVAMHFVPHNRFTMTHERFKPFNAFLGSEQFHKIFVKHSVKDVVFGHAHRSYGTVTIDGVTYHSRPLGYRREWDLTIDFVSNHPELNPTGTWNLSKRYNLVKKRPEFLDYEKKELANEFLSSMTLFDL, encoded by the coding sequence ATGACAAGACTTGCAGTAATGAGTGATTTACATATTGATTTAAATCATTTTGAGACATATGAAATTGATACTCTTATAAAGTGTCTAAAAGATCAAAAGGTCACCCACCTCCATATCGCTGGTGATATTTCTAACCATTATTTTATCGACACGAAACCTTTTCTACACAAACTTTCTAAGGAGGTCAAGGTTACCTCTAATTTAGGCAATCATGATATGCTTGATTTAGAGGATGACCTTATTGATAATCTGGATTTTCAGGTAATTGATTTAGGAAGTATGACATTATTGGCCTTTCATGGATGGTATGATTATTCCTATTCTGGTGAAAAGTTGGATAAGATTCTCAAACGTAAGAAGCAACTCTGGTTCGACAGACGCCTCAAGCGATTGGGTAACGATCCAGAAATCTGTCACAATGGTCTCAAGAGGCTAGACGATATTCTAAATGATTTGGACACTAGCAAACTTATAGTTGCCATGCATTTTGTTCCTCACAATCGTTTCACCATGACTCACGAGCGTTTTAAACCTTTTAACGCTTTTTTAGGATCTGAACAATTCCATAAGATTTTCGTCAAGCACAGCGTTAAAGATGTTGTTTTCGGTCATGCCCACCGAAGTTATGGGACGGTAACGATTGACGGTGTAACCTATCACTCGCGTCCTCTTGGATACCGACGTGAATGGGATTTAACCATTGACTTTGTTTCCAATCACCCTGAACTCAATCCTACTGGAACATGGAACCTCTCCAAACGTTACAACCTAGTCAAGAAACGGCCAGAGTTTTTAGATTACGAAAAAAAGGAACTAGCAAATGAGTTCCTTTCATCTATGACATTATTCGATTTATAG
- a CDS encoding NADPH-dependent oxidoreductase: protein MNETIKTQLNHRSIRQFKPVALAQEEVNLLVDVARHAPTSNFRQAYSIISITDEKLKEQIAEIANQPYIPNAGHLFVFVVDQRRNTLIAEAKGTKALVQGSPERFISAFSDAMIAAQNMVVAAESLGMGTVYLGSILNDNAKLSELLKLPKYVYPAVGLAVGWPDQEPQLKPRLPRHVIHMENYYKDLENPLAELKDYDAEVHEYYDLRDLNNRVDEFTTQIAKTMDKSVANRANTLKDLQKQGFFID from the coding sequence ATGAACGAAACTATTAAGACACAACTCAATCACCGCAGTATTCGTCAGTTTAAACCTGTGGCTTTGGCACAAGAAGAGGTTAACCTCCTGGTTGATGTTGCCAGACATGCACCAACAAGTAATTTTAGACAGGCTTATTCGATTATCAGTATTACTGATGAAAAATTGAAGGAACAAATTGCAGAAATTGCCAACCAACCCTATATTCCTAATGCTGGGCACCTCTTTGTATTTGTTGTAGACCAAAGACGTAATACCTTGATTGCAGAAGCTAAGGGAACCAAGGCTTTGGTACAAGGTAGTCCTGAACGCTTTATTTCAGCTTTTTCAGATGCTATGATTGCTGCGCAAAATATGGTGGTAGCTGCTGAGAGTTTAGGTATGGGAACTGTTTATTTGGGCAGTATCTTAAATGATAATGCCAAACTTTCAGAGCTCCTCAAACTTCCAAAGTATGTCTATCCAGCAGTTGGTTTAGCAGTTGGTTGGCCAGACCAGGAACCGCAGCTTAAACCTCGTTTGCCACGTCATGTCATCCATATGGAAAATTACTATAAAGATTTGGAAAATCCCTTGGCGGAGCTAAAAGACTACGACGCTGAAGTCCATGAGTATTATGATCTTCGCGATCTCAATAACAGAGTTGATGAATTTACGACTCAAATTGCCAAGACCATGGACAAATCCGTTGCCAATCGTGCTAACACCTTGAAGGATCTACAAAAGCAGGGATTTTTCATCGACTAA
- a CDS encoding calcium-translocating P-type ATPase, PMCA-type encodes MSKEQSKALFYTQGVEEVLKSLDTSVDGLSTAQAKERLDAYGYNELDEGEKRSLLSKFIDQFKDLMIIILLVAAALSIITEGRHGLTDACIIFAVVVLNAAFGVYQEGQAEAAIEALKNMSSPMARVRRDGNVVEIDSRELVPGDIVLLEAGDVVPADMRLIEAASLKIEESALTGESVPVEKDITETVEAEAGIGDRVNMCYQNSNVTYGRGTGVVTNTGMYTEVGKIADMLANADESQTPLKQSLEQLSKTLTYLIIAIALVTFLVSVFIRGEQPLEGLMVAVALAVAAIPEGLPAIVTILLSLGTTTLAKRNAIVRKLPAVETLGSTEIIASDKTGTLTMNQMTVEKVYTNGQLQNADTELGADNTTLRIMTFANDTKVDPDGKLIGDPTETALVQFGLDHNFDVREVLKSEPRVAELPFDSDRKLMSTIHKEPDGSYFVAVKGAPDQLIKRVTRIEINGEVRPITDEDKQAILAVNKDLAKQALRVLMMAYKTTSEIPTLESEVVESDLIFSGLVGMIDPERPEAAEAVRVAKEAGIRPIMITGDHQDTAEAIAKRLGIIDPNDTEDRVITGAELNELSDEEFQKVFKQYSVYARVSPEHKVRIVKAWQNEGKVVAMTGDGVNDAPSLKTADIGIGMGITGTEVSKGASDMVLADDNFATIIVAVEEGRKVFSNIQKSIQYLLSANMAEVFIIFFATLFGWDVLQPVHLLWINLVTDTLPAIALGVEPAEPGIMTHKPRGRQSNFFDGGVFGAIMYQGVFQTILVLAVYGWGLVFPEHHTQAEIHADALTMAYATLGLIQLLHAFNVKSVYQSVFKVGLFRNKTFNWAIPVAFILLMATIVVPGLNNLFHVSHLSFTQWLAVIVGSFLIVVLVEIVKAIQRALGKDKDAI; translated from the coding sequence TTGTCGAAAGAACAAAGTAAAGCCTTGTTTTACACGCAAGGAGTGGAAGAAGTCCTAAAAAGCTTGGACACTTCCGTTGATGGTTTGTCTACTGCACAAGCCAAGGAACGTTTAGATGCCTATGGCTATAATGAGTTGGATGAAGGTGAAAAACGTAGCCTTTTATCAAAATTCATCGACCAGTTTAAAGATTTGATGATCATCATCTTGCTTGTCGCTGCTGCCCTTTCTATCATTACAGAAGGCAGGCATGGTTTGACGGATGCCTGTATTATTTTTGCCGTTGTTGTTTTGAATGCAGCCTTTGGTGTTTATCAAGAGGGGCAAGCAGAAGCGGCTATTGAAGCTCTTAAAAACATGTCAAGTCCAATGGCACGTGTGCGCCGTGATGGCAATGTGGTTGAAATTGATTCACGTGAATTGGTTCCAGGAGACATTGTTTTGCTTGAAGCAGGTGATGTTGTTCCGGCAGATATGCGTTTGATCGAAGCTGCCTCACTTAAGATTGAAGAATCTGCCCTTACTGGTGAATCCGTTCCAGTTGAAAAAGATATTACCGAGACGGTTGAAGCAGAAGCCGGAATTGGTGACCGTGTGAATATGTGTTACCAAAACTCAAACGTTACTTACGGTCGTGGTACTGGTGTAGTAACCAATACTGGTATGTATACTGAAGTTGGTAAGATTGCTGATATGCTAGCTAATGCGGACGAATCACAAACGCCGTTGAAGCAAAGCTTGGAGCAATTGTCTAAGACTTTGACTTACCTTATTATTGCTATTGCCTTGGTGACATTCTTGGTTAGTGTATTTATTCGTGGCGAACAGCCCCTTGAAGGTTTGATGGTTGCAGTTGCTCTTGCCGTTGCAGCTATTCCTGAAGGATTGCCTGCCATTGTAACGATTCTCTTGTCACTTGGAACAACGACTCTTGCCAAACGCAATGCGATTGTTCGTAAATTGCCAGCAGTTGAAACCCTAGGTTCAACTGAAATTATCGCATCTGATAAGACTGGTACCTTAACGATGAACCAGATGACTGTTGAAAAAGTCTATACAAACGGTCAATTGCAAAATGCTGATACAGAACTTGGTGCTGACAATACGACCCTTCGTATTATGACCTTTGCTAATGATACAAAGGTGGATCCAGATGGTAAATTAATCGGGGACCCAACAGAAACAGCACTGGTACAGTTTGGTTTAGATCACAATTTTGATGTTCGTGAAGTCTTGAAATCAGAGCCTCGTGTGGCAGAGTTACCATTTGACTCTGACCGTAAGCTCATGTCTACTATCCATAAGGAACCAGATGGTTCTTACTTTGTAGCCGTCAAGGGTGCACCTGACCAATTGATCAAGCGTGTTACTCGAATTGAAATCAATGGGGAAGTTCGCCCAATTACGGATGAAGACAAACAAGCTATCCTTGCTGTCAACAAAGACTTAGCAAAACAAGCCCTTCGTGTCTTGATGATGGCTTATAAGACAACAAGTGAAATTCCTACTTTGGAATCTGAAGTTGTTGAGTCTGATTTGATTTTCTCTGGTTTGGTTGGGATGATTGACCCAGAACGTCCTGAAGCAGCAGAAGCTGTCCGTGTCGCTAAAGAGGCGGGAATCCGTCCAATTATGATTACAGGTGACCACCAAGATACAGCGGAAGCAATCGCTAAGCGTCTCGGTATCATTGATCCAAATGATACGGAAGATCGTGTCATTACTGGGGCTGAGCTTAATGAGCTTTCTGATGAGGAATTCCAGAAAGTCTTCAAACAGTACTCAGTTTATGCGCGTGTGTCTCCTGAACACAAGGTTCGTATCGTTAAGGCTTGGCAAAATGAGGGCAAGGTTGTTGCTATGACAGGTGACGGGGTCAATGATGCGCCATCACTTAAGACAGCTGATATTGGTATCGGTATGGGGATTACAGGTACAGAGGTTTCTAAGGGAGCTTCTGATATGGTTCTTGCCGATGATAACTTTGCGACAATTATCGTTGCTGTAGAAGAAGGTCGAAAGGTCTTCTCCAATATTCAAAAATCAATCCAGTACCTCTTGTCAGCTAACATGGCCGAAGTCTTTATTATCTTCTTTGCTACATTATTTGGATGGGATGTGCTTCAACCAGTGCACCTTCTCTGGATTAACTTAGTAACAGATACCCTTCCAGCCATCGCTCTTGGTGTTGAGCCAGCTGAACCAGGTATTATGACTCACAAACCTCGTGGACGTCAATCAAACTTCTTTGATGGTGGGGTCTTTGGTGCTATCATGTATCAAGGTGTTTTCCAAACTATCCTGGTTCTTGCAGTATATGGTTGGGGTCTTGTTTTCCCAGAACATCATACACAAGCAGAAATTCATGCAGATGCCCTTACAATGGCCTATGCAACACTTGGATTGATTCAGTTGCTTCATGCCTTTAACGTTAAGTCTGTTTATCAATCAGTCTTTAAAGTTGGTCTCTTTAGAAACAAGACATTTAACTGGGCAATTCCAGTTGCCTTCATCCTCTTGATGGCAACTATCGTGGTTCCTGGGTTGAATAATCTCTTCCATGTGTCACATCTAAGTTTTACACAATGGCTTGCGGTTATTGTAGGTTCATTCTTGATTGTGGTTTTGGTTGAAATAGTCAAAGCTATTCAACGTGCCCTTGGTAAGGATAAAGACGCTATTTAA
- a CDS encoding DUF1934 domain-containing protein — translation MEIKIKNKIKVGDQTEIIEEIHTCEVMEKGDYTYLVHHNSEKEKVVIKLNKEELVMTRFSNPKSIMRFSAKAPTLLQIPTPLGVQHFLTDTSLFAHDPNGQTVDVHYQLKHPETEDVFADYELEISWF, via the coding sequence ATGGAAATTAAAATTAAAAACAAAATAAAAGTAGGCGATCAAACGGAGATTATCGAAGAAATCCACACTTGTGAGGTTATGGAAAAAGGAGATTATACCTATCTTGTTCACCATAATTCGGAGAAAGAAAAAGTGGTTATTAAGTTGAACAAGGAAGAGCTGGTGATGACACGCTTTTCTAATCCAAAATCCATTATGCGTTTTTCTGCTAAAGCACCTACCTTGCTCCAAATTCCGACACCGCTTGGTGTCCAGCATTTTCTGACAGATACTAGTCTATTTGCTCATGACCCAAATGGACAAACAGTTGATGTTCATTATCAATTGAAGCATCCAGAAACAGAAGATGTTTTTGCCGATTATGAATTAGAAATTTCATGGTTTTAA